One window of the Rosa rugosa chromosome 3, drRosRugo1.1, whole genome shotgun sequence genome contains the following:
- the LOC133740866 gene encoding cytochrome P450 CYP82J17-like translates to MDSLSHLLAITGILVLVLLYLWRVRFQNHKMKGIMCPEPYGALPIIGHLHQLGGRNPLFRTLSTMADKYGPIFTIWIGKNRTLVINNYEAVKECFTTNDRLFATRPLSAHGKYLGYDFAAFGFSPYGTYWRDMRKLVVIELLSNRRLETLKHVQVSEVDAFVKGLYSVWKNKGHDGQSKVVISEWTEHLTLNVITRVIAGKRYFGKESDELDEEEKRIGKLIKDFMYVSGNPVVTEVIGFPKWMDFKGQLKTMENIGSQLDSLMTSWVEEHHTKKQKSDSSNQQQDFINVLLSEIQDSSMLGHTRDTIIKATALNLILAGSESISISLTWTVSLLLNNRDTLKLAQEELNRTVGRHRWVEDTDIKNLVYLQAIVKETLRLYPPAPLSVPHEAMEDCKVGGFHIPKGTRLFVNLWKLHRNPSVWPDPEVFSPERFLTSQAGVDASGQHFEFIPFGSGRRVCPGITFAFQVIHLTLARLIQGFELATPLDKAVDMTEGLGITLPRATPLEVLLTPRLASELYPQ, encoded by the exons ATGGATTCTCTTTCTCATCTACTAGCAATTACAGGAATTCTAGTTTTGGTTTTGTTGTATCTATGGAGGGTGAGATTTCAGAATCACAAAATGAAGGGCATTATGTGCCCAGAACCCTATGGTGCCCTGCCAATTATAGGTCACCTCCATCAACTAGGTGGCCGAAACCCACTGTTCCGAACCTTATCAACTATGGCTGACAAGTACGGTCCAATCTTTACCATATGGATCGGCAAGAACCGTACCCTGGTCATCAACAACTATGAAGCTGTCAAGGAATGTTTCACCACAAACGACAGACTTTTCGCCACAAGACCATTGTCTGCACATGGAAAGTACCTTGGTTACGATTTTGCAGCATTCGGGTTCTCACCTTATGGCACATACTGGCGTGATATGAGAAAGTTGGTTGTGATTGAGTTGCTCTCTAATCGTAGGCTAGAGACTCTCAAACATGTACAAGTCTCTGAGGTTGATGCTTTTGTTAAAGGGTTGTATTCAGTTTGGAAAAACAAAGGACATGATGGTCAAAGCAAGGTGGTGATCAGTGAGTGGACTGAGCACCTAACCTTGAACGTGATCACTAGAGTTATTGCTGGGAAGAGGTACTTTGGTAAAGAGAGTGATGAACTTGATGAAGAGGAAAAGAGGATTGGGAAGCTTATCAAGGACTTTATGTATGTTTCTGGCAACCCAGTTGTTACTGAGGTAATTGGGTTTCCAAAGTGGATGGATTTCAAGGGGCAATTGAAAACGATGGAGAATATAGGGAGCCAATTAGACTCTTTGATGACAAGTTGGGTTGAAGAACATCATACAAAGAAGCAGAAGAGTGACTCAAGCAACCAGCAGCAGGACTTCATTAATGTCCTACTATCTGAGATTCAGGACAGTTCTATGCTTGGTCATACCCGAGATACTATTATCAAGGCAACAGCACTG AATCTCATCCTAGCCGGTTCAGAATCCATATCAATCAGCTTGACATGGACTGTCTCTTTACTATTAAACAACAGAGATACCTTGAAGCTAGCCCAAGAGGAATTAAATCGTACAGTTGGCAGGCACAGATGGGTGGAAGACACTGACATTAAAAACCTGGTTTACTTACAAGCCATTGTCAAAGAAACATTGCGTCTATACCCACCAGCTCCGCTCTCAGTTCCCCATGAAGCAATGGAGGACTGCAAAGTCGGCGGCTTTCACATCCCAAAGGGCACTCGTTTGTTTGTGAATCTGTGGAAGCTGCATAGGAACCCAAGTGTGTGGCCAGACCCTGAAGTGTTTTCCCCAGAAAGATTTCTTACAAGCCAAGCAGGCGTAGACGCTTCAGGTCAACATTTTGAGTTCATTCCTTTTGGGTCTGGGAGAAGAGTTTGCCCAGGTATCACTTTTGCATTTCAGGTTATACACTTGACGCTGGCAAGGTTGATTCAAGGGTTTGAATTGGCAACTCCATTGGATAAGGCAGTGGATATGACTGAAGGATTGGGGATCACTTTACCAAGAGCAACTCCACTGGAAGTTCTCTTAACCCCACGTttagcttctgaattgtatccACAGTAA